From the Selenomonas timonae genome, one window contains:
- a CDS encoding polysaccharide deacetylase family protein: protein MPLPVLLFLAFVAWVLTAEPPAGFPILEYHMVTENPRPGAEKYVVSPADFAEQLDYLAAEGYTTITPQDYARARKGKQTLPEKPIILSFDDGYEDNHRVILPMLEERGMKAVFYVVTNDIGLPGYMTWNNLFDMERRGMEIGSHTANHIPLTTLPPEKQREELRLSKLMLEWKGLKTIYSFSYPTGAYDAGIVAMLAEEDYLTAVTGEAGLNNVETNPYLLHRVNIPPPHFGLTEFRLRLMKADIAARLDVRLAQLPDGVRMGIETLRAKLRGDE from the coding sequence ATGCCGCTGCCCGTGCTCCTGTTCTTGGCATTTGTGGCGTGGGTGCTGACCGCAGAGCCGCCGGCGGGTTTTCCCATCCTCGAGTATCACATGGTTACAGAGAACCCGCGTCCCGGTGCAGAGAAGTACGTTGTGTCGCCCGCTGACTTTGCCGAGCAGCTCGACTACCTCGCGGCAGAGGGGTATACGACGATCACGCCGCAGGACTATGCACGTGCGCGCAAGGGCAAGCAGACGCTGCCGGAGAAGCCCATCATCCTCTCCTTTGATGATGGATACGAGGACAATCACCGTGTGATCCTGCCGATGCTCGAAGAGCGCGGCATGAAAGCGGTGTTCTATGTGGTGACGAATGATATCGGTCTCCCTGGCTATATGACATGGAACAATCTCTTTGACATGGAGCGGCGTGGTATGGAGATTGGCAGCCACACGGCGAACCACATTCCGCTGACGACACTGCCCCCCGAGAAACAGCGCGAGGAGCTGCGGCTCTCGAAGCTGATGCTCGAGTGGAAGGGGCTGAAAACCATCTATAGCTTCTCCTATCCGACGGGGGCGTATGATGCGGGGATTGTTGCGATGCTTGCCGAGGAGGACTACCTGACGGCGGTGACGGGCGAGGCGGGGCTGAACAATGTGGAGACGAATCCGTATCTCCTGCACCGCGTGAACATTCCGCCGCCGCATTTCGGGCTGACGGAGTTTCGTCTGCGGCTCATGAAGGCGGATATCGCCGCGCGTCTGGATGTGCGACTCGCGCAGCTGCCGGACGGCGTGCGTATGGGCATCGAGACATTGCGGGCAAAGCTGCGCGGAGATGAATGA
- a CDS encoding histidinol-phosphatase HisJ family protein, with protein sequence MMMYFDSHIHTEFSADSEMKAAEALREAEKQGLGLVFTEHLDYEYPAAGEEEFIFDPAAYWATYEPLRAEGKLSLGVEMGMMASAREKNAAFLRRAPFDFVLGSIHFLDVKDLYYPETFEGREKREMYYEYLTVMRDEIYAHPFINALAHIDYIARNATFDDPELSYGDFTDDIDAVLRALVETDTVIEINTRRLGTPRGIKDLAPIYRRYHELGGRYVTIGSDAHVTAGVGRHYARAHELAHAFDLQVVTFRERKMQLCET encoded by the coding sequence ATGATGATGTACTTTGACAGCCATATTCACACGGAGTTCTCCGCTGACTCGGAGATGAAGGCGGCAGAGGCGCTCAGAGAGGCGGAGAAGCAGGGGCTCGGGCTCGTCTTTACCGAGCATCTCGACTATGAATATCCTGCGGCGGGCGAGGAGGAGTTCATCTTTGACCCTGCGGCGTACTGGGCGACGTATGAACCGCTGCGCGCAGAGGGAAAACTCTCGCTCGGTGTCGAGATGGGGATGATGGCGAGCGCGCGCGAAAAGAACGCCGCATTCCTGCGGCGTGCTCCATTTGATTTTGTGCTCGGTTCGATTCATTTTCTGGACGTGAAGGATCTCTACTATCCCGAGACGTTCGAGGGGCGCGAGAAACGGGAGATGTATTACGAATACCTCACCGTCATGCGCGACGAGATCTATGCGCATCCGTTCATCAATGCGCTTGCACACATCGACTATATCGCACGAAATGCTACCTTTGACGATCCAGAGCTTTCTTATGGCGATTTCACCGACGACATCGACGCCGTGCTGCGCGCCCTCGTCGAGACGGATACCGTCATCGAGATCAATACGCGCCGCCTCGGTACCCCGCGTGGCATCAAGGACCTCGCCCCAATCTACCGCCGCTACCATGAACTCGGCGGACGATATGTTACCATCGGCTCCGACGCGCACGTTACGGCGGGGGTCGGCCGCCACTACGCGCGTGCGCACGAGCTTGCCCACGCGTTTGATTTGCAGGTTGTCACGTTCCGCGAACGAAAGATGCAGCTTTGTGAGACGTGA
- a CDS encoding copper amine oxidase yields MNKGMFQKMAALTLALVCTAGQALAAQHGEGTTIMRERGTAQANIRDRVASILGSTELPRNRIFSPGTSRLMHRWDVESYDTGGTLLFSDSPEYVKEVGILYRDTVTGDARVLYYHLNDTAQPKKVAVVLETEADLATVTVTRGAAAAPSSDYLHVGKTTQIGYFDTREMNEHIYVTKERPRLLVPAMNETVLAPGQLVYGVYDFHANAPVRVSVIMYGADVDPFAFLRIARVLPRDEIALRGTFRGMNRVITSQKTYRPTMDGAVYFPIGDNVHDVYRRGIDATDGSPVVNYGNYGILYQINIPTAGRENTRYLLSPLGGVYAGAVRAESGGKRALVQTPATRAYFGDQTLPETEQVAQAREEGLLFLTQYTELADLGTYTSAQPVSFEYSPPGASNLPVNIILMPEK; encoded by the coding sequence ATGAATAAGGGAATGTTTCAGAAAATGGCGGCGCTGACGCTCGCCCTCGTCTGCACGGCGGGGCAGGCACTCGCTGCACAGCACGGGGAAGGTACAACGATCATGCGAGAGCGCGGTACGGCACAGGCGAATATCCGCGACCGTGTTGCGAGCATTCTCGGCTCGACGGAGCTGCCGCGCAACCGCATCTTCTCGCCGGGTACATCGCGCCTCATGCACAGATGGGACGTGGAGTCCTACGATACGGGTGGCACGCTGCTCTTCTCGGACAGCCCGGAGTACGTGAAGGAGGTCGGCATTCTCTACCGCGATACGGTGACGGGTGACGCGCGCGTGCTCTACTATCATCTGAACGATACCGCGCAGCCGAAGAAGGTTGCGGTCGTCCTCGAGACGGAGGCGGATCTCGCGACCGTCACGGTGACGCGTGGTGCGGCGGCAGCGCCGAGCTCGGACTATCTGCACGTCGGCAAGACGACGCAGATCGGATATTTTGACACGCGCGAGATGAACGAGCACATCTATGTGACGAAGGAGCGCCCGCGTCTGCTCGTGCCCGCGATGAATGAGACGGTGCTTGCGCCGGGGCAGCTCGTCTACGGCGTCTACGATTTCCACGCGAACGCGCCCGTGCGCGTCTCGGTCATCATGTACGGGGCGGATGTTGATCCCTTTGCCTTCCTGCGCATCGCACGCGTGCTGCCGCGTGATGAGATCGCACTGCGCGGGACGTTCCGCGGGATGAACCGCGTCATCACCTCGCAGAAAACCTACCGTCCGACGATGGACGGCGCGGTCTATTTCCCGATCGGCGACAATGTCCACGATGTCTACCGGCGCGGCATCGACGCGACGGACGGCTCGCCCGTTGTGAATTATGGCAACTACGGCATTCTCTATCAGATCAATATTCCGACGGCGGGTCGCGAGAATACGCGTTACTTACTGAGCCCGCTGGGCGGTGTCTATGCAGGCGCCGTGCGCGCAGAGAGCGGCGGCAAGCGAGCGCTCGTTCAGACGCCCGCAACGCGTGCCTATTTCGGCGATCAGACACTGCCCGAGACGGAACAGGTTGCACAGGCGCGTGAGGAGGGGCTGCTCTTCCTCACGCAGTATACGGAGCTCGCCGATCTCGGTACCTATACAAGCGCGCAGCCGGTGTCCTTCGAGTATTCACCGCCGGGTGCATCGAACCTTCCAGTGAACATCATTCTCATGCCTGAGAAATGA
- a CDS encoding sensor histidine kinase, with protein MRTDERRRAQGYQRVDDQPVEGLEEGQLRRLLTNTIDTIEDNKTQIFDIYQNTRNEVDDARQRLAELKQRVAESIERVDALAADEQRAKQKLAEVSRNFAEHTEDEIRKTYEAVSIIQINLAIEREKEQSMRVERDKLEIRLRYLHNVVARAEHMALSIGSVLSYLSTQVSGVLWKIEAVQKDKFVGARIIKATEEERYRISREIHDGPAQDLANVLFTTTITERLMDQDMAEAKKTLVELREEIRKCLTGVRQIIFDMRPMALDDLGLPQAVEQLIRLFGERGKLRGTFSLEGTHYTLPKHVEIAVFRIVQEALNNVVHHAKTDKVRVRMRYTEQALSVLIADDGVGFDPDRLPEEPEQTDEMDDALDMETQRRLRGRHFGVIGMEERAKLIGAAIQIISAPNQGTKVHLRVENRMVEGE; from the coding sequence ATGCGGACAGATGAGAGACGGCGCGCACAGGGCTATCAGCGTGTGGATGACCAGCCCGTAGAGGGGCTCGAGGAGGGGCAGCTGCGCAGGCTGCTGACGAATACGATCGACACGATCGAGGACAATAAGACGCAGATCTTCGACATCTACCAGAATACGCGCAATGAGGTGGACGACGCGCGGCAGCGGCTCGCGGAGCTGAAGCAGCGCGTTGCGGAGAGCATCGAGCGCGTGGATGCGCTCGCGGCGGACGAGCAGCGGGCGAAGCAGAAGCTCGCCGAGGTGAGTCGGAATTTCGCGGAGCATACGGAGGATGAGATCCGCAAGACCTATGAGGCGGTGTCCATCATCCAGATTAATCTTGCGATCGAGCGCGAGAAGGAGCAGTCCATGCGCGTGGAGCGCGACAAGCTCGAGATCCGCCTGCGCTACCTGCACAATGTCGTGGCGCGCGCGGAGCATATGGCGCTCTCCATCGGCTCCGTGCTCAGCTATCTCAGCACACAGGTCAGCGGCGTGCTCTGGAAGATTGAGGCGGTGCAGAAGGACAAATTCGTCGGCGCGCGCATTATCAAGGCGACGGAGGAGGAGCGATACCGCATCTCCCGAGAGATACATGACGGCCCTGCGCAGGATCTCGCGAATGTGCTCTTCACAACGACGATCACAGAGCGTCTGATGGATCAGGATATGGCGGAAGCAAAGAAGACCCTCGTGGAGCTGCGCGAGGAGATTCGCAAATGCCTCACGGGCGTGCGTCAGATCATCTTTGATATGCGCCCGATGGCTCTTGATGATCTGGGGTTGCCTCAGGCGGTGGAGCAGCTCATCCGTCTCTTCGGCGAGCGCGGGAAGCTGCGCGGGACATTCAGCCTCGAGGGGACGCACTACACACTGCCGAAGCATGTGGAGATCGCGGTTTTCCGCATTGTGCAGGAGGCGCTGAACAACGTCGTTCACCACGCCAAGACGGACAAGGTGCGCGTGCGCATGCGCTATACGGAGCAGGCGCTGTCCGTGCTGATTGCCGATGACGGGGTCGGCTTTGATCCGGATCGTCTGCCCGAGGAACCTGAGCAGACAGATGAGATGGATGATGCACTCGATATGGAGACGCAGCGCCGTCTGCGCGGGCGTCATTTCGGTGTGATCGGCATGGAGGAGCGCGCAAAGCTCATCGGCGCGGCGATTCAGATCATCTCTGCGCCGAATCAGGGGACGAAGGTGCATCTGCGTGTCGAGAACCGCATGGTAGAGGGCGAGTGA
- the whiA gene encoding DNA-binding protein WhiA, with amino-acid sequence MPSFASDVKNELSRTDTERECCQTAELAALLRMGASMVTDGELGLGLRFEAASAAVARRVIRLLRTMDAAIETSVAMERTPQLRRRTYIVNIAAGEAVTPLLTRLGFLEAGTLRAGTDMELIRKKCCRAAYLRGAFLGGGSVNRPEASCHLEITAKSATMGRALHTLLRRLHFPVGLTDRRDTYVVYLKEGDAVMDFLALIGAEEAAEEIEVARNLKEVRAQVNRLVNVETANLQRAVDAAAGQLAAIERLAAAGRLVSLSEDLRETAEMRRAHPEITMAELAALCHISKSGMSHRLRKICTLAEEV; translated from the coding sequence ATGCCCTCGTTTGCCTCGGATGTAAAGAATGAGCTCTCGCGTACGGATACTGAGCGTGAGTGCTGTCAGACGGCAGAGCTTGCCGCACTCCTGCGCATGGGCGCGTCGATGGTAACGGACGGGGAGCTCGGCCTCGGGCTGCGGTTCGAGGCGGCGAGTGCCGCCGTTGCACGCCGCGTGATCCGTCTCCTGCGCACCATGGACGCTGCGATCGAGACCTCGGTCGCAATGGAGCGCACACCACAGCTGCGACGGCGCACATACATCGTCAATATTGCAGCAGGAGAGGCTGTCACGCCGCTCCTCACCCGCCTCGGCTTCCTCGAGGCGGGGACGCTGCGCGCGGGTACGGATATGGAGCTGATCCGCAAGAAATGCTGCCGTGCGGCGTATCTGCGCGGTGCATTCCTCGGCGGCGGCAGCGTCAACCGTCCCGAGGCGAGCTGTCATCTCGAGATCACGGCGAAGAGTGCGACGATGGGGCGTGCGCTTCACACGCTCCTGCGGCGGTTGCATTTCCCCGTCGGCTTGACCGACCGGCGTGATACCTACGTGGTCTACCTCAAGGAAGGCGATGCCGTCATGGACTTCCTCGCGCTGATCGGTGCGGAGGAGGCGGCAGAGGAGATCGAGGTCGCACGCAACCTCAAGGAGGTGCGCGCGCAGGTGAACCGTCTCGTCAATGTGGAGACAGCGAATCTGCAGCGTGCCGTAGACGCTGCGGCGGGGCAGCTTGCGGCAATCGAGCGCCTTGCAGCAGCTGGACGTCTCGTATCGCTCTCCGAGGATCTACGCGAGACAGCAGAGATGCGGCGCGCACATCCGGAGATCACAATGGCGGAGCTCGCGGCGCTCTGCCACATCAGCAAGTCGGGTATGAGCCATCGTCTGCGGAAGATCTGCACGTTGGCGGAGGAGGTATAG
- a CDS encoding dTMP kinase: MAKGKLFIIEAGDGSGKETQTRLLTERLVREGNRVVPVTFPDYEADSSMLVRMYLRGDFGAHADDVNAYAASTFFAVDRYASYRMKWGQDYEAGAIVLADRYTTSNMVHQAVKIADAAERDAYLDWLYDLEFRKMGLPVPDAVFFLDMEPCAAERLIAARAEEKGAAPDIHERDAAYLARAHDAYVLLAVRYGWVRIPSSTDGEPLPIAEIHESLYGEVVKRL, from the coding sequence ATGGCAAAGGGTAAACTATTTATCATCGAGGCGGGGGACGGCTCTGGCAAGGAGACGCAGACGCGGCTCCTCACGGAGCGGCTTGTGCGCGAGGGGAATCGCGTCGTGCCCGTTACATTTCCGGACTACGAGGCGGACTCCTCCATGCTCGTGCGGATGTACCTGCGCGGGGACTTTGGCGCGCACGCGGACGATGTGAACGCCTATGCGGCGTCTACGTTCTTTGCCGTCGACCGCTACGCCTCCTATCGCATGAAGTGGGGGCAGGACTATGAGGCGGGCGCGATTGTCCTCGCCGATCGCTATACGACCTCGAATATGGTGCATCAGGCGGTGAAGATTGCGGATGCGGCGGAGCGCGATGCCTATCTCGATTGGCTCTATGACCTTGAGTTTCGGAAGATGGGGCTGCCAGTACCAGACGCGGTCTTCTTCCTCGACATGGAGCCGTGTGCGGCAGAGCGGTTGATCGCGGCGCGTGCTGAGGAAAAGGGGGCCGCACCCGACATCCACGAGCGCGACGCCGCCTATCTCGCACGCGCCCACGATGCCTACGTCCTCCTCGCCGTGCGCTACGGTTGGGTGCGGATTCCGTCAAGCACGGATGGAGAGCCGCTGCCGATTGCGGAGATTCATGAGAGCCTGTATGGGGAAGTTGTGAAACGGCTGTGA
- the rsmA gene encoding 16S rRNA (adenine(1518)-N(6)/adenine(1519)-N(6))-dimethyltransferase RsmA: MNASTPIIADPKVTRHILSAFHLRASKRLGQNFLVDRSVVQGIVDAAELSPADIVLEIGPGIGTLTQGLAETGARVVAVELDKKLPAVLAETLKGYDNVQIVPGDILKLNIPEILELRAGERFKVVANLPYYITTPIIMTLLEQRLPIERLVTMVQKEVAVRMTARPGSKDYGALSIAVQYFTVPRMVMDVPPRAFMPAPEVTSAVVACHVQDVPTVRPQDEKLFFRLVSAAFGQRRKTLLNALTGAGLTKEESRAGLAAAGIAENMRGEQLSLVAFARLSDAVGDLAKGAE, from the coding sequence ATGAACGCAAGTACACCCATAATCGCCGACCCGAAGGTCACACGCCACATCCTCAGCGCCTTTCACCTGCGCGCGAGTAAGCGGCTCGGGCAGAACTTTCTCGTGGATCGGTCGGTCGTGCAGGGGATTGTGGATGCGGCGGAACTTTCACCTGCAGATATCGTGCTCGAGATCGGTCCCGGCATTGGGACTCTGACACAGGGGCTCGCAGAGACAGGAGCGCGCGTTGTCGCTGTCGAACTGGACAAGAAACTTCCTGCCGTGCTCGCAGAGACGCTGAAGGGCTACGACAATGTGCAGATCGTGCCGGGCGACATCCTGAAGCTGAATATCCCCGAGATATTGGAACTGCGCGCGGGCGAGCGCTTCAAGGTGGTCGCAAATCTTCCCTACTACATCACAACCCCGATCATTATGACCCTGCTCGAGCAGCGTCTGCCCATCGAGCGGCTCGTCACAATGGTGCAAAAGGAGGTCGCTGTCCGCATGACGGCGCGCCCCGGCTCGAAGGACTACGGTGCGCTCTCCATCGCCGTGCAGTATTTCACCGTGCCGCGCATGGTGATGGATGTGCCGCCGCGTGCATTCATGCCCGCGCCCGAGGTCACGAGTGCCGTCGTCGCCTGTCATGTGCAGGACGTACCCACGGTGCGCCCGCAGGATGAAAAACTCTTTTTCCGCCTCGTCAGTGCCGCGTTCGGACAGCGGCGCAAGACCCTCCTCAATGCTCTTACGGGCGCGGGGCTGACGAAGGAAGAGAGCCGCGCGGGACTTGCGGCGGCGGGCATCGCGGAGAATATGCGCGGTGAGCAGCTCTCACTTGTGGCTTTTGCGCGTCTGTCCGATGCTGTGGGCGATCTTGCAAAAGGGGCGGAATGA
- the rnmV gene encoding ribonuclease M5, producing the protein MIKEVIIVEGKMDVRAVRRAAEADCIITDGFRLRSAAIKNIRAAYEKRGIIILTDPDTVGERIRARLTEMFPHARHAFVPAEEATNFNDGDIGIEQASPAAIRAALEKVRTPMEQPAEIFSMSDLVVHGLTGTEDAALRRARLGRRLGLGFANAKTFLRRLNTYGVTREEFTSAIEELQ; encoded by the coding sequence GTGATTAAAGAAGTCATCATTGTCGAGGGGAAGATGGATGTGCGGGCGGTGCGGCGTGCGGCTGAGGCAGACTGCATCATCACGGATGGGTTTCGCCTGCGCAGTGCGGCGATTAAGAATATCCGCGCCGCGTACGAGAAGCGCGGCATCATCATCCTGACCGACCCCGATACCGTAGGCGAGCGTATCCGTGCACGCCTCACAGAGATGTTCCCCCACGCGCGCCACGCCTTTGTCCCCGCCGAGGAGGCAACGAATTTCAATGACGGCGACATCGGCATCGAACAGGCAAGCCCTGCGGCAATTCGTGCCGCACTCGAAAAGGTACGGACGCCGATGGAGCAGCCCGCAGAGATCTTTTCAATGAGCGATCTGGTGGTGCATGGGCTGACGGGCACAGAGGATGCCGCCCTTCGCCGTGCACGGCTCGGACGTCGCCTCGGACTCGGCTTTGCGAATGCGAAGACATTTCTTCGTCGTCTCAACACCTACGGTGTGACGCGCGAAGAGTTTACATCTGCCATAGAGGAGCTGCAATGA
- a CDS encoding methyl-accepting chemotaxis protein, which produces MAEETKIDHERLLTAIEQIATSTQTVYEAIEQVAKSATELASAGQESVKQAKFLQERNADTIKVIDFITNIAGQTNLLGLNAAIEAARAGEQGRGFAVVAEEVRKLAEQSREATERIQVTLNEMNRAVEDISKSIETTGSISEQQAASTQEITANLSRVTRAADELKDYIKNLA; this is translated from the coding sequence ATGGCAGAAGAGACAAAGATTGACCACGAGCGCCTGCTCACCGCGATTGAGCAGATCGCAACCTCGACGCAGACGGTCTACGAGGCGATCGAGCAGGTCGCAAAGAGTGCGACGGAGCTGGCGAGTGCAGGACAGGAGTCCGTGAAGCAGGCGAAGTTCTTGCAGGAGCGCAACGCCGACACGATCAAGGTCATCGACTTCATCACGAATATCGCGGGTCAGACGAATCTGCTCGGACTGAACGCGGCCATCGAGGCGGCGCGCGCGGGCGAGCAGGGGCGCGGATTCGCAGTTGTCGCAGAGGAAGTGCGCAAGCTTGCCGAGCAGTCGCGTGAGGCGACGGAGCGCATTCAGGTGACGCTGAATGAGATGAACCGCGCCGTCGAAGATATCTCGAAGTCGATCGAGACGACCGGCTCCATCAGCGAGCAGCAGGCGGCATCGACGCAGGAGATCACGGCGAACCTCTCGCGCGTGACCCGTGCGGCGGACGAGCTGAAGGACTATATCAAGAATCTCGCCTGA
- a CDS encoding nitrous oxide-stimulated promoter family protein, whose amino-acid sequence MSIFSRFLPKRKPPELKNNIPKEKENIRKTFGVYCSKHHSPKGGKLCPSCTALLATVFTKIDRCPYGITKPICDRCDRPCFGAKATQDFLTIMKGTRGMFLRHPIMTIKHKLASMGVDYAKYQQDKKVSDKAKAKEKAAKARAKEKEKKK is encoded by the coding sequence ATGAGCATCTTTTCACGCTTCCTCCCGAAGCGCAAACCGCCCGAACTCAAGAACAACATCCCGAAGGAGAAGGAGAACATCCGCAAGACCTTCGGCGTATACTGCAGCAAGCACCACAGCCCGAAGGGCGGCAAGCTCTGCCCCTCCTGCACGGCGCTCCTCGCCACGGTCTTCACGAAGATCGACCGCTGCCCCTACGGCATCACAAAGCCGATCTGCGACCGCTGCGACCGCCCGTGTTTCGGGGCAAAGGCGACGCAGGACTTCCTCACGATCATGAAGGGCACGCGCGGCATGTTCCTGCGCCACCCGATCATGACGATCAAGCACAAGCTGGCGAGCATGGGCGTTGACTACGCGAAGTACCAGCAGGATAAGAAGGTCAGCGACAAGGCAAAGGCGAAGGAAAAGGCGGCAAAGGCGCGCGCAAAGGAAAAAGAGAAGAAGAAGTAA
- a CDS encoding aminotransferase class I/II-fold pyridoxal phosphate-dependent enzyme, giving the protein MSAPLAEAVLHYARLGVLPLHTPGHKGGRGAHPMLQCFFTEEGLRADVSLSAELDDLHAPTGCIRAAETLAAEAYGADAAYFMVNGTTGAIHTMLMATLAPGDALLVPRNVHRSVVGAMILTGVRPVYMQPEIDTRLGIAMGVSLVAVKRAVREHPEAHAALLVYPTYYGVATELAAIADFLHEQGKLLLVDAAHGPHFAFSDELPPSAMAAGADLSAESTHKLLGSLTQTSMLLARGGRVPTERIRTASGIVQSTSPNEILLASLDLARAQMAESGAERLAAAISCAHDLRRRINKIEGLWVFGAEHMGAPGMMALDPLKITVQVSGLGLTGFAAEEELRRRGIAVELADARNVLLLLSYADGAREAEQLLAALRDMAATCAPLCTSRGAAAFLSLPPIPRMGMEPRAAYFAPHACVRMEAAEGRIAAETIVFYPPGIPVLAAGDVIDGATLSYLSAMKAVGARVVGAADASLGTLLVIAEGSYGKG; this is encoded by the coding sequence GTGAGCGCGCCTCTGGCGGAGGCTGTGCTCCACTATGCGAGGCTTGGTGTTCTGCCGCTGCATACGCCGGGACATAAGGGCGGGCGCGGGGCGCATCCCATGCTGCAGTGCTTCTTTACGGAGGAGGGGCTGCGTGCCGACGTGTCGCTCTCGGCGGAGCTGGACGACCTGCATGCGCCGACGGGCTGTATCCGTGCGGCGGAGACTCTGGCGGCAGAGGCGTACGGTGCGGATGCGGCGTACTTCATGGTGAACGGGACGACGGGTGCGATTCACACGATGCTGATGGCGACGCTCGCACCGGGCGATGCCCTGCTCGTGCCGCGCAATGTGCACCGCTCCGTCGTGGGCGCGATGATCCTCACGGGCGTGCGCCCCGTCTACATGCAGCCTGAGATCGATACACGGCTCGGCATCGCGATGGGCGTATCTCTCGTTGCGGTGAAGCGCGCCGTGCGGGAGCACCCCGAGGCGCACGCGGCGCTCCTCGTCTATCCGACGTACTACGGTGTGGCGACGGAGCTGGCGGCAATTGCGGACTTCCTGCATGAGCAGGGCAAACTCCTCCTCGTGGATGCAGCGCACGGGCCGCACTTTGCGTTCTCCGACGAACTGCCGCCGTCCGCGATGGCGGCGGGGGCGGATCTCTCGGCAGAGAGCACACATAAGCTGCTCGGCTCGCTGACGCAGACCTCGATGCTCCTCGCACGCGGCGGGCGTGTGCCGACGGAGCGGATTCGTACGGCATCGGGCATTGTGCAGTCGACAAGTCCAAATGAGATCCTGCTCGCCTCGCTCGATCTGGCGCGCGCGCAGATGGCGGAGAGCGGCGCGGAACGTCTTGCCGCTGCAATTTCGTGTGCGCATGATCTGCGCCGCCGTATCAATAAGATCGAGGGGCTGTGGGTGTTCGGTGCAGAGCATATGGGCGCTCCTGGGATGATGGCGCTCGATCCGCTGAAGATCACCGTGCAGGTCTCGGGGCTTGGCCTTACGGGCTTTGCGGCGGAGGAGGAGCTGCGGCGGCGCGGTATTGCCGTGGAACTTGCCGACGCACGGAATGTGCTGCTCCTCCTCTCCTATGCGGACGGGGCGCGCGAGGCGGAGCAGCTGCTTGCGGCGCTGCGGGATATGGCGGCAACGTGCGCGCCCCTGTGCACGTCGCGCGGGGCGGCGGCGTTTCTCTCACTGCCGCCGATTCCTCGGATGGGGATGGAGCCGCGCGCGGCGTATTTCGCCCCGCATGCGTGCGTGCGTATGGAAGCGGCTGAGGGGCGGATTGCGGCGGAGACGATTGTTTTCTATCCGCCGGGGATTCCCGTGCTCGCGGCGGGCGATGTGATCGACGGCGCGACGCTCTCGTATCTCTCTGCGATGAAGGCGGTGGGCGCGCGCGTCGTCGGCGCGGCGGATGCGTCGCTCGGGACACTCTTGGTGATTGCGGAAGGTTCGTATGGCAAAGGGTAA